From Parus major isolate Abel chromosome 1A, Parus_major1.1, whole genome shotgun sequence, the proteins below share one genomic window:
- the LOC117244409 gene encoding inhibitor of nuclear factor kappa-B kinase-interacting protein-like: protein MKQLEDLQTISHIKYLQEDIYTMKTWSSSIIKKQEELEKNLTSLFHAVSSTEQNAVSIAKNVTLTIVTVKTDIRRISGLVSEITTLTDSLLTLEDKVEKGEKATVKNISDLLTSSIDRSTEIQSLASNNAKKIEQIKTALSELRSDFNKHSNRLLNLEGDRAKVLKTVTFANDLKPKMFKVKKEFAILEPLINDLTLRIGRLVEEVLRREKEIALLNEKLANLTTVQTKIKDVKDEITKISDIN, encoded by the coding sequence ATGAAACAGCTGGAAGATCTTCAAACAATTTCTCACATTAAATATCTGCAGGAAGATATTTATACAATGAAAACATGGTCTAGCAGcataattaaaaagcaagaagaacTAGAGAAGAATTTAACAAGCCTTTTTCATGCAGTTTCAAGCACTGAACAGAATGCAGTTTCTATAGCAAAGAATGTAACATTGACAATTGTGACAGTAAAAACTGACATAAGACGCATTTCAGGCCTGGTCTCAGAAATTACTACACTGACGGATTCTTTACTAACACTAGAAGATAAAGtagaaaaaggtgaaaaggcAACAGTAAAAAATATAAGTGACCTCCTTACCAGCAGCATCGACCGAAGTACAGAAATCCAAAGCCTGGCATCCAATAACGCAAAAAAAATTGAGCAAATTAAGACAGCACTGTCCGAGTTAAGGAGTGATTTTAACAAGCATTCTAACAGACTTTTGAATCTTGAAGGTGACAGAGCAAAAGTTCTGAAGACAGTTACATTTGCAAATGATTTAAAACCTAAGATGTTCAAAGTTAAAAAGGAGTTTGCCATCTTGGAGCCCTTAATAAATGACCTAACACTGAGAATAGGAAGATTAGTGGAGGAGGTGTTGCGACGGGAGAAGGAAATTGCTTTACTGAATGAGAAACTGGCCAATCTAACAACAGTTCAAACCAAGATCAAAGATGTGAAAGATGAAATAACCAAGATTTCAGACATTAATTGA
- the LOC107204471 gene encoding inhibitor of nuclear factor kappa-B kinase-interacting protein, whose protein sequence is MSEVKPRKKGVSSSKTSEGSQKAEKHSNYGKLASPRTSNNHSSFWMDSRTSLSIISLAVCLVLSWFLFQQSGQFADLERKYNFLHQEAEKILDVGNKVNLISEKLESTESILQEAASSISVMTEFGQEIPSLHNIINDIQNNEQTLSLKMQSINEKFQNVTNAWRRSLDEINTNASGLKSEAKFIHTEVTSKINEVDQRIKSLSERVRDLEDSTARNIRTLKKQEDDEFSRVEQKLNLDAKSVEKLEEEQNSLVAKDTDLNQKLANYEPKIEECKTHLPTIENAIRSILRLSSDLLGMEKKIEDLKTQLYTVENDMLKTVSDTVVVQKALEALQSKGSSFKVQHEIAVLETGPDLTGSSNIKEVTLESFNLENDQNGNNVKRLGT, encoded by the exons atgtCTGAAGTTAAGCCAAGGAAAAAAGGTGTGTCTTCATCCAAGACCAGTGAAGGGTCACAGAAGGCTGAGAAGCACAGTAATTATGGGAAGCTGGCAAGTCCCAGGACCAGCAATAATCACAGTTCCTTTTGGATGGACTCAAGGACAAGTCTGAGTATCATTTCCCTTGCTGTTTGCCTGGTGCTGAGCTG GTTTCTATTTCAGCAGTCAGGTCAATTTGCTGATCTGGAAAGAAAGTATAATTTTTTACatcaagaagctgaaaaaatcCTGGATGTGGGAAATAAAGTAAACTTAATTTCTGAAAAG CTTGAGTCTACTGAAAGTATCCTGCAAGAAGCTGCCTCATCCATCTCTGTGATGACTGAGTTTGGGCAGGAAATACCTTCTCTTCACAACATCATAAATGATATTCAGAACAATGAACAGACTCTATCTCTAAAGATGCAGAGCATTAATGAGAAGTTCCAAAATGTTACAAATGCCTGGAGAAGAAGCCTGGATGAAATTAACACAAATGCTAGTGGTTTAAAATCTGAAGCAAAGTTCATACATACAGAAGTTACTTCCAAAATTAATGAAGTTGACCAAAGAATTAAATCCCTTTCAGAAAGAGTAAGAGATTTGGAAGACAGTACAGCCAGAAATATAAGAACTCTAAAAAAGCAAGAAGATGATGAATTCTCGAGAGTTGAACAAAAGTTGAACTTGGATGCAAAGTCAGTTGAAAAGCTAGAAGAAGAACAGAATAGTCTGGTAGCCAAGGACACAGACCTGAATCAGAAACTTGCAAACTATGAACCTAAAATTGAGGAGTGCAAGACCCATTTGCCAACAATTGAAAATGCTATTCGCTCTATTCTTAGGTTGTCAAGTGACTTGCTTGGTATGGAGAAAAAGATAGAGGACTTGAAGACACAGCTGTACACTGTGGAAAATGACATGTTGAAAACTGTTTCTGATACAGTGGTGGTGCAGAAGGCTCTTGAAGCCCTACAGTCCAAGGGCAGCTCGTTCAAAGTGCAGCATGAAATAGCCGTTCTAGAAACAGGGCCTGACTTAACAGGATCTTCAAACATAAAAGAAGTAACTTTGGAAAGCTTTAACTTAGAAAATGACCAGAATGGGAATAA TGTGAAAAGACTTGGAACTTAA
- the APAF1 gene encoding apoptotic protease-activating factor 1 isoform X5 yields the protein MSLLVLDDIWDSWVLKAFDNQCQVLITSRDRSVTDAVAGIKYEVHVESGLAHEKGLEILSLFVNMKISELPEQANCLVRECKGSPLVISLIGALLRDFPSRWEYYLRQLQNKQFKRIRKSSSYDYEALDEAMSISVEQLDDNYKDYYKDLSILPKDVKVPTKVLCILWDMETEEVEDILQEFVNKSLLFCDRNGKSFHYYLHDLQLDFLTEKNRNQLQELHKNIVNQYKKYYKLNTPVLSQEDCMYWYNFLAYHMAGAQMQQELHDLMFSLDWIKAKTELVGPAHLIHEYVEYSSILDQKDSTVRENFQEFLSLNGHLLGRQPFPDIIQLGLCQPETSEVYQQAKLHAQRETGTFYLEWINKRSLKNLYRLVVRPHRDAVYHACFSKDRQRIASCGADKTLQVFKAESGERLLEINAHDDEILCCAFSADGEFVATCSSDKKVKVWNSRTGQCRCVYEEHSEQVNCCQFNNKSGQYLLATCSSDTYIKIWDLNKKYCRNTMIGHENSVNHCRFSPDDEYVASCSTDGTVKLWEARSGNELKSIEIKDFFRNADEQSDDVEVLVKCCSWSRNGNMLLVVAKNKLLLFDINTCGLLTQVIVSHHSTIQYCDFCPGDELVAVALSHCSVELWNIKSLSKVAYCRGHMSWVHCVTFSPDGSLFLTSSDDQTIRIWETKKVCKSSDAVLKSELDVVFYNGEVMILAIYNQKNLQLINGNTDNVIMQTAAQESPISCCCLSEDLKFAAFGQENGTIKVLELSDGKVLKSWEAYRTSVQHCRFTPDCQTLISSAHDSVIQVWNWQLSECVFLRGHKEAIKDFRLLEDSKLLSWSFDGTVKVWNVTTGNPERDFACHGGAVLSCAVSPDGSKFSSASADKTAKIWSFESSSALHELKGHEACVRCCTFSPNNKLLATGDDKGEIRIWDVLTGALLHFCSPVTVDEGEPTHGGWVTDLSFSPDNKMLVSSGGYLKWWNVTTGESLQTFYTNGTNLKSIHVSPNFKVYVTVDNLGILYVLQKF from the exons AT GTCTCTTTTGGTCCTGGATGACATTTGGGATTCCTGGGTGTTAAAAGCATTCGATAATCAATGTCAGGTACTCATCACGAGCAGGGACAGGAGTGTAACAGATGCTGTGGCTG GCATTAAATACGAGGTTCATGTGGAAAGTGGGCTAGCACATGAGAAAGGACTGGAGATTTTATCCCTATTTGTGAATATGAAAATATCAGAGCTTCCAGAACAAGCTAACTGTCTTGTAAGAGAATGCAAAG gTTCTCCTCTTGTGATATCCTTGATAGGTGCATTACTACGAGACTTCCCTAGCCGCTGGGAATACTAtctcaggcagctgcagaataAGCAgtttaaaagaataagaaaatctTCCTCGTATGATTACGAAGCCCTTGATGAAGCAATGTCCATAAGTGTTGAGCAACTGGATGACAATTACAAAGACTACTATAAAGACCTCTCTATCCTCCCAAAAGATGTTAAAGTACCTACTAAG gtTCTCTGTATTCTTTGGGATATGGAAACTGAAGAGGTTGAAGATATACTACAGGAATTTGTTAACAAATCACTGTTGTTCTGTGATCGGAATGGGAAGTCATTCCATTATTATTTACATGATCTTCAGCTTGACTTTCTCACAGAGAAGAATCGCAACCAGCTTCAG GAGCTACATAAAAACATAGTAAATCAGTACAAGAAATACTACAAGCTTAATACACCTGTTCTGTCTCAAGAGGATTGCATGTATTGGTATAACTTCCTAGCATATCACATGGCAGGTGCCCAAATGCAACAG GAGCTCCATGATCTTATGTTTTCTTTGGATTGGATTAAAGCTAAAACAGAATTGGTAGGGCCTGCTCATCTGATTCATGAATATGTAGAATATAGTTCAATCCTGGATCAAAAG GATAGCACAGTGCGTGAGAATTTCCAGgaatttctgtctttaaatgGGCACCTTCTTGGACGGCAGCCGTTTCCTGACATCATTCAGCTGGGTCTTTGCCAGCCAGAGACGTCAGAGGTGTATCAACAGGCCAAGCTGCATGCCCAAAGGGAaacaggaacattttatttagaGTGGAT AAATAAAAGATCCTTGAAAAATCTCTACCGTCTGGTTGTTCGTCCACACAGAGATGCAGTTTACCATGCCTGCTTTTCTAAGGATAGACAAAGAATAGCATCATGTGGAGCTGATAAAACACTTCAG GTGTTTAAAGCAGAAAGTGGAGAGAGACTCCTGGAGATAAATGCCCACGATGATGAAATACTCTGTTGCGCTTTTTCTGCAGATGGTGAATTTGTAGCAACTTGTTCGAGTGATAAAAAAGTGAAG GTCTGGAATTCAAGAACAGGCCAGTGTAGGTGTGTATACGAAGAACACTCCGAGCAGGTCAACTGCTGCCAGTTCAATAACAAAAGTGGTCAGTACCTTCTGGCCACCTGCTCCAGTGACACTTACATCAAA ATTTgggatttaaataaaaaatactgtagaaaTACGATGATAGGTCATGAAAATTCTGTCAATCACTGCAGATTTTCACCAGATGATGAATATGTTGCTAGCTGCTCAACAGATGGAACAGTAAAG CTTTGGGAAGCACGCTCAGGAAATGAACTGAAAAGTATTGAGATAAAagatttcttcagaaatgcagaTGAGCAATCAGATGATGTGGAGGTTTTAGTAAAATGCTGCTCTTGGTCCAGAAATGGTAACATGCTTTTGGTGGTAGCCAAAAACAAGCTTTTG CTTTTTGATATCAACACCTGTGGTTTGTTAACTCAAGTCATTGTCAGCCATCACAGCACAATCCAATACTGTGACTTCTGTCCTGGGGATGAGTTAGTAGCAGTTGCTTTGTCTCACTGCTCTGTTGAG CTGTGGAATATTAAGTCTTTATCAAAAGTGGCATATTGCAGAGGACACATGAGCTGGGTTCACTGTGTGACATTTTCACCAGATGGATCTTTATTTCTGACTTCATCTGATGACCAGACAATACGT ATCTGGGAAACAAAGAAGGTGTGCAAATCTTCTGATGCTGTGCTGAAAAGTGAACTAGATGTTGTATTTTACAATGGTGAAGTGATGATTTTAGCCATCTACAATCAGAAGAATTTACAA CTTATCAATGGAAATACAGACAATGTTATTATGCAGACAGCAGCCCAAGAGTCTCCCATTTCCTGCTGTTGCTTAAGTGAAGATCTTAAATTTGCAGCTTTTGGGCAGGAGAATGGAACAATAAAG GTACTGGAGTTGTCAGATGGGAAAGTTCTGAAGTCCTGGGAGGCCTACAGGACATCGGTGCAGCATTGTCGATTTACACCTGATTGTCAGACTCTCATCTCGAGTGCTCATGATTCAGTTATACAG GTATGGAATTGGCAGTTGAGTGAGTGTGTGTTTCTAAGAGGGCACAAGGAAGCAATCAAGGATTTCAGACTTCTGGAAGATTCCAAACTTCTCTCTTGGTCGTTCGATGGAACCGTTAAG GTTTGGAATGTCACTACTGGAAATCCAGAAAGAGATTTTGCTTGTCACGGAGGTGCTgttctttcctgtgctgtttcACCTGATGGTAGTAAATTTTCATCTGCTTCTGCTGACAAAACTGCAAAG ATATGGAGCTTTGAAAGTTCATCTGCTCTTCATGAACTGAAAGGCCATGAAGCCTGTGTGCGGTGCTGTACTTTCTCTCCTAATAACAAACTGTTGGCCACTGGAGATGACAAAGGAGAAATAAGG aTTTGGGATGTTTTAACTGGTGCATTACTTCACTTCTGCTCCCCAGTTACTGTAGATGAAGGAGAACCAACACATGGGGGTTGGGTAACAGacctctccttttctcctgacAATAAAATGCTTGTGTCATCTGGAGGCTATCTTAAG tgGTGGAATGTAACTACTGGAGAATCCTTACAAACCTTCTACACAAATGGAACAAACCTCAAGTCAATACATGTGTCCCCTAATTTCAAAGTATATGTGACTGTTGATAATCTTGGTATTCTTTATGTATTACAGAAGTTCTGA
- the APAF1 gene encoding apoptotic protease-activating factor 1 isoform X3: MDVKSRNYLLMNRQALENDIKTSYIMDRMIADEVLTLQEEERVKQQNTRKERAAMLINIILTKDNNSYRSFYNALLHEGYRDLAALLQDGIPAVSSGNRKSSMDGMTSYVKTILCEGGVPQRPVVFVTRPKLVDAIKKKLYCLGSDPGWVTVYGMAGCGKTVLTAEALRDPQLLEDYFPGGVHWISVGKQDKAGLLIKLQNLCSRLEHESTLSQRPPLNIEEAKDRLRLLMLRKYPRSLLVLDDIWDSWVLKAFDNQCQVLITSRDRSVTDAVAGIKYEVHVESGLAHEKGLEILSLFVNMKISELPEQANCLVRECKGSPLVISLIGALLRDFPSRWEYYLRQLQNKQFKRIRKSSSYDYEALDEAMSISVEQLDDNYKDYYKDLSILPKDVKVPTKVLCILWDMETEEVEDILQEFVNKSLLFCDRNGKSFHYYLHDLQLDFLTEKNRNQLQELHKNIVNQYKKYYKLNTPVLSQEDCMYWYNFLAYHMAGAQMQQELHDLMFSLDWIKAKTELVGPAHLIHEYVEYSSILDQKDSTVRENFQEFLSLNGHLLGRQPFPDIIQLGLCQPETSEVYQQAKLHAQRETGTFYLEWINKRSLKNLYRLVVRPHRDAVYHACFSKDRQRIASCGADKTLQVFKAESGERLLEINAHDDEILCCAFSADGEFVATCSSDKKVKVWNSRTGQCRCVYEEHSEQVNCCQFNNKSGQYLLATCSSDTYIKIWDLNKKYCRNTMIGHENSVNHCRFSPDDEYVASCSTDGTVKLWEARSGNELKSIEIKDFFRNADEQSDDVEVLVKCCSWSRNGNMLLVVAKNKLLLFDINTCGLLTQVIVSHHSTIQYCDFCPGDELVAVALSHCSVELWNIKSLSKVAYCRGHMSWVHCVTFSPDGSLFLTSSDDQTIRIWETKKVCKSSDAVLKSELDVVFYNGEVMILAIYNQKNLQLINGNTDNVIMQTAAQESPISCCCLSEDLKFAAFGQENGTIKVLELSDGKVLKSWEAYRTSVQHCRFTPDCQTLISSAHDSVIQVWNWQLSECVFLRGHKEAIKDFRLLEDSKLLSWSFDGTVKVWNVTTGNPERDFACHGGAVLSCAVSPDGSKFSSASADKTAKIWSFESSSALHELKGHEACVRCCTFSPNNKLLATGDDKGEIRIWDVLTGALLHFCSPVTVDEGEPTHGGWVTDLSFSPDNKMLVSSGGYLKWWNVTTGESLQTFYTNGTNLKSIHVSPNFKVYVTVDNLGILYVLQKF; encoded by the exons ATGGATGTCAAAAGTAGAAACTATTTGCTGATGAATCgtcaagcactggaaaatgACATCAAGACTTCTTATATCATGGATCGTATGATTGCTGATGAAGTGCTAACATtacaggaggaggagagagtgAAGCAGCAG aatacACGGAAGGAGCGAGCAGCTATGCTAATAAACATTATTCTTACAAAAGATAATAATTCATATAGATCCTTTTATAATGCACTGCTCCATGAAGGGTACAGAGATCTTGCTGCACTTCTCCAGGACGGCATCCCTGCTGTCTCATCTGGTAACAGAAAGAGTTCAATGGATGGAATGACTTCTTATG TGAAGACCATTCTCTGCGAAGGGGGTGTGCCACAGAGACCAGTTGTGTTTGTCACTCGACCAAAGCTCGTAGAtgctattaaaaagaaactgtaCTGCTTGGGAAGTGATCCAGGCTGGGTCACGGTTTATGGAATGGCAGGCTGTGGGAAGACTGTTTTGACAGCAGAAGCTTTAAGGGATCCTCAGCTCTTGGAAG ATTACTTTCCAGGAGGAGTTCACTGGATCTCTGTTGGGAAACAGGACAAAGCAGGGCTCCTCATAAAACTTCAGAATCTCTGTAGTAGATTGGAACATGAGTCCACTCTTTCACAAAGACCACCACTTAACATTGAGGAGGCTAAAGATCGTCTTCGTTTGCTGATGTTACGCAAATACCCCAG GTCTCTTTTGGTCCTGGATGACATTTGGGATTCCTGGGTGTTAAAAGCATTCGATAATCAATGTCAGGTACTCATCACGAGCAGGGACAGGAGTGTAACAGATGCTGTGGCTG GCATTAAATACGAGGTTCATGTGGAAAGTGGGCTAGCACATGAGAAAGGACTGGAGATTTTATCCCTATTTGTGAATATGAAAATATCAGAGCTTCCAGAACAAGCTAACTGTCTTGTAAGAGAATGCAAAG gTTCTCCTCTTGTGATATCCTTGATAGGTGCATTACTACGAGACTTCCCTAGCCGCTGGGAATACTAtctcaggcagctgcagaataAGCAgtttaaaagaataagaaaatctTCCTCGTATGATTACGAAGCCCTTGATGAAGCAATGTCCATAAGTGTTGAGCAACTGGATGACAATTACAAAGACTACTATAAAGACCTCTCTATCCTCCCAAAAGATGTTAAAGTACCTACTAAG gtTCTCTGTATTCTTTGGGATATGGAAACTGAAGAGGTTGAAGATATACTACAGGAATTTGTTAACAAATCACTGTTGTTCTGTGATCGGAATGGGAAGTCATTCCATTATTATTTACATGATCTTCAGCTTGACTTTCTCACAGAGAAGAATCGCAACCAGCTTCAG GAGCTACATAAAAACATAGTAAATCAGTACAAGAAATACTACAAGCTTAATACACCTGTTCTGTCTCAAGAGGATTGCATGTATTGGTATAACTTCCTAGCATATCACATGGCAGGTGCCCAAATGCAACAG GAGCTCCATGATCTTATGTTTTCTTTGGATTGGATTAAAGCTAAAACAGAATTGGTAGGGCCTGCTCATCTGATTCATGAATATGTAGAATATAGTTCAATCCTGGATCAAAAG GATAGCACAGTGCGTGAGAATTTCCAGgaatttctgtctttaaatgGGCACCTTCTTGGACGGCAGCCGTTTCCTGACATCATTCAGCTGGGTCTTTGCCAGCCAGAGACGTCAGAGGTGTATCAACAGGCCAAGCTGCATGCCCAAAGGGAaacaggaacattttatttagaGTGGAT AAATAAAAGATCCTTGAAAAATCTCTACCGTCTGGTTGTTCGTCCACACAGAGATGCAGTTTACCATGCCTGCTTTTCTAAGGATAGACAAAGAATAGCATCATGTGGAGCTGATAAAACACTTCAG GTGTTTAAAGCAGAAAGTGGAGAGAGACTCCTGGAGATAAATGCCCACGATGATGAAATACTCTGTTGCGCTTTTTCTGCAGATGGTGAATTTGTAGCAACTTGTTCGAGTGATAAAAAAGTGAAG GTCTGGAATTCAAGAACAGGCCAGTGTAGGTGTGTATACGAAGAACACTCCGAGCAGGTCAACTGCTGCCAGTTCAATAACAAAAGTGGTCAGTACCTTCTGGCCACCTGCTCCAGTGACACTTACATCAAA ATTTgggatttaaataaaaaatactgtagaaaTACGATGATAGGTCATGAAAATTCTGTCAATCACTGCAGATTTTCACCAGATGATGAATATGTTGCTAGCTGCTCAACAGATGGAACAGTAAAG CTTTGGGAAGCACGCTCAGGAAATGAACTGAAAAGTATTGAGATAAAagatttcttcagaaatgcagaTGAGCAATCAGATGATGTGGAGGTTTTAGTAAAATGCTGCTCTTGGTCCAGAAATGGTAACATGCTTTTGGTGGTAGCCAAAAACAAGCTTTTG CTTTTTGATATCAACACCTGTGGTTTGTTAACTCAAGTCATTGTCAGCCATCACAGCACAATCCAATACTGTGACTTCTGTCCTGGGGATGAGTTAGTAGCAGTTGCTTTGTCTCACTGCTCTGTTGAG CTGTGGAATATTAAGTCTTTATCAAAAGTGGCATATTGCAGAGGACACATGAGCTGGGTTCACTGTGTGACATTTTCACCAGATGGATCTTTATTTCTGACTTCATCTGATGACCAGACAATACGT ATCTGGGAAACAAAGAAGGTGTGCAAATCTTCTGATGCTGTGCTGAAAAGTGAACTAGATGTTGTATTTTACAATGGTGAAGTGATGATTTTAGCCATCTACAATCAGAAGAATTTACAA CTTATCAATGGAAATACAGACAATGTTATTATGCAGACAGCAGCCCAAGAGTCTCCCATTTCCTGCTGTTGCTTAAGTGAAGATCTTAAATTTGCAGCTTTTGGGCAGGAGAATGGAACAATAAAG GTACTGGAGTTGTCAGATGGGAAAGTTCTGAAGTCCTGGGAGGCCTACAGGACATCGGTGCAGCATTGTCGATTTACACCTGATTGTCAGACTCTCATCTCGAGTGCTCATGATTCAGTTATACAG GTATGGAATTGGCAGTTGAGTGAGTGTGTGTTTCTAAGAGGGCACAAGGAAGCAATCAAGGATTTCAGACTTCTGGAAGATTCCAAACTTCTCTCTTGGTCGTTCGATGGAACCGTTAAG GTTTGGAATGTCACTACTGGAAATCCAGAAAGAGATTTTGCTTGTCACGGAGGTGCTgttctttcctgtgctgtttcACCTGATGGTAGTAAATTTTCATCTGCTTCTGCTGACAAAACTGCAAAG ATATGGAGCTTTGAAAGTTCATCTGCTCTTCATGAACTGAAAGGCCATGAAGCCTGTGTGCGGTGCTGTACTTTCTCTCCTAATAACAAACTGTTGGCCACTGGAGATGACAAAGGAGAAATAAGG aTTTGGGATGTTTTAACTGGTGCATTACTTCACTTCTGCTCCCCAGTTACTGTAGATGAAGGAGAACCAACACATGGGGGTTGGGTAACAGacctctccttttctcctgacAATAAAATGCTTGTGTCATCTGGAGGCTATCTTAAG tgGTGGAATGTAACTACTGGAGAATCCTTACAAACCTTCTACACAAATGGAACAAACCTCAAGTCAATACATGTGTCCCCTAATTTCAAAGTATATGTGACTGTTGATAATCTTGGTATTCTTTATGTATTACAGAAGTTCTGA